The genomic stretch AACAGCAAAGTCCAGCTGGCTCTTCCTAGCCCAAAAAGGGGTCCTGGATCCGACTGGGGAACTTGAGAGAACTCTGACCTGCAGTCTTGACTCAGGTCGTGCATAGCTGCCCTGGAATTACGTGTGAGCCTAGAAGGACCATCGATCTTCAGGAGACAGGTCTTCATGCTGCAGCAATGGTATGACGGCCATGTTACTGCCAAAGCGATGTCCACTAGGCAATCCTTGGATCAAGCTCCAAAACTAGGAATTTGGCAATGAAATCGAGTTTGACGTACTTGTACGCTAGATTCTCTATCCAGTATAGTGAAGTAAAGCACCTTTGGGTTAAAAATATTAAGCGCCACAGCAACTCGACTTCCGCTCTCTATGTGGTTTTCCTTAGGTCTCCATGGTTCCACAGCAACTTGACTTCAGTTCTCTATGTGATTTTTCATGGCTTAATAAAATGTTCtgttgccaaaaaaaaaaaaaaaggatcagtcCGTGGAGTCCAGACTTTCTGCTGGAGGGGCGTATTTCAACCTAAAAGTtcctggagagaaagagagagagagaaggagagagagagaaagagagagagaggagagggtgaagcCTGAGTCAGTTATAGAAGTGCACACACCACCCACCTGCTCTGAGATGCCACTCAGGACTGACCGCACCCATGCACAGCCGCAGTCATGCGCAAAAGAGCACCACCGCCCATGTCTCAGTGCCTTGGGTCTTTCTCTGGGCATGGGACTTACACTCAAACCGGCTGCACACATGGGCAGGGAAGGCCTGGACTGAGCAGACGCAGGACAGCTCTGGGAAGGGAGGTGGCACCCTGCACACTACTGCCTTTCTCGAGCCACAGGTATTGACTAGGCTTCAAAAAGTTCTGCAGGTGGTGAGGATCAATGGAAACTGCACACCAGAGATGGAGGTGCTGGGGACCCAGAGCTGGATAAAGTGGGACCAATTTTCCTAACAATACTGAAATTTTCCCAAAACAAATAGGAGTGAACCTTGGTGAGCCTGGCATGTGTTAAtcatcccagcattctggaggctgagagCAGACAGGACACCAAAAGACTAAACCTGGCATATTGCAGTAGACACTTCGATGTGAAGAACACAGATAACAGGAAATAAACAacggggaggagggaggcagctgCCACACAGCTGCACCGAGCAGACAGACCAGCAGAGGGGGCTACGGGGGCAAGGGACTCCTTAAGTGACTGCTCAGTCCTTCATTTTTACAACTCTCCCAGGAGGTGGCAGCAACCCCTGGCTGCACATCCAGCTCATTCTGTTAAGGTAAAAAGGCTCTGAGGTTCTTGTTGCTTTGGGGCAGggatgtgtgtaggtgtgttcatgtgtacaagtgacaacagaggccagaagaggggagtGGACTCCCTAGATCTGAaatcacaggcagttgtgaaggGCCCAGGAACTAGCCTGGGTTTCATTAAATACACTGCCTCTAAAAACAAGTTTACTGTTTTCAACAAGCCAAGCAGCCATGGGCACTTGTCCCAGGAGCCACAAGCAACAGAGCAAGGAGGCCGAGGCTCCTCCTGGTGTGTTTACCTTGCCGGTTGAAGTCCATGGACGGTTGCTTGCAGTCCTGTGCACGGTGGCCAGTGGCCCCACAGTTGTAACAGGACAAATTCCCACTCTTTTTGTGACTGGAGCCATTGCTGCTGCCCACTAGGCCTTGGGCTTGGTGCACCCCCGCTGTCCCCGTCATGAAGTGCTGCATGGGTGGCACTGCGAACGTGGACTGCCCACCTAGGACAGGGTCTGGAGTCACACTGCCATTGTAGGCTGTGTGTACCACAGGGAAGGCAGAGCCACCACCGTACTGCTGGGTACTGACATAGCCATTGCCACACATGGGACTGAAGGGCAGGAAAGGGAAGGTGAACATGGACGGCCCCGAGAATGGGTGCTGGAAGTAGTTGGCGTAGCTGACCGTCAGGCCGTTGGAGCCACAGCTGCCGCTGCACCCACAGGACGTGCAGACAATGCAGCCAGGTGGGGGGGGTGCGGGGggctgctgatggtggtggtggtggtggtggctctgACTGGAGGCAGGAATGTTTCCTGGGGAGCTGCTGCCAGCACCGCCACTGTAGAAGCTGCTCTCTGGGACAGAAGAGAGGGCAGGGCTGGAGCTGGGGGCTGGGCAGCTGGGTAGAGTGGCCATGCTGGCAAAAGAGGTGGAGGGGTGGCTGCTGGGGGAGGCAGTGTTGCTATTGGCGCAGAAGCTGCCCTGCAGTGGGCCCACGGGCACACTGCTCACTGCAGAGAAGGCAACTTTGGTGTTGGCTGTGTACAGAGCATTCCGGGGGTTCAGTATTGCAGGGGGCACGCTGATCTGCCCGTTGTTGGGACAAGAAGTCTGCCCAGAGATGGCGGTGTCAGCAGGAACAGAAGACGACAGCAGCAGCTTGATGGGCGGCCGGGCCACATGCAGGACGGTGCTCGGTGTCCCTGTGGCGGCTGAGCTGGTCTCCACAGTCAAGGCCGGCTGCTGTGCTGTCTTCAGCACCCTGTCCAGTGTGGCTGCATGCACAACTTTGGCCCGGGGACCAAAGGAGACATTGGGTGACACAGAGGTGTTCTCTACCAGGCCCGAGAGGCCCTGCACTGGCGGGTGAGGTGCTGCTGAGGGCAGTGTGTCCAGCACAGCCCCGCCGAAACTCTTGTCCACTTTCGTGCCACTTCTAGGAGCAggtccctttcccctctcctccagaGACAGAAGGGAGTGGACAGAAGACGAGAGGAGCTTCACGTCCGTGCTGCCTCTGTCTGACTTGTGCACCGAGTTCAGCATGCGGACAGGCGCCAGGTGTGGAGCTGCAGGCATGAGCTGTGCGGGCAGAGGGTGGTGGCCCGCAGGGCTGGAGCCGGTCTCGTTCTGCACAGGCAGAACCTGGGCTGTGGGTCTTGCTGAGCTGGATGGGAAGTGAGCCAGAAGCATCACGGGCTTCTCCTTCTCAGTACCCTCAACATGGATGTCCACACCTGAGGACGGGGAAGACCATTAGCAGGGTAACTGCAGGCTTGGTAGGTGGGGAGGACACAGATCACAACACAGGAGTCTTACGTCTATCGCTCTCCTCGGCGCTGTCCGAGCTCTCCTCTCGAGCCTGCACACCCATGGGGCTAGAGGAGGAACTGGAATACTCGGAGGAGCTGCCTTCTCGGGGCAGCTGGTGAGCCGGTGGCTCCACCTCCACCCGCAGCTCTGTGGAGAAGGCAGGTAGAGGTCAACAGCTGCGTAGCCCGTGCCCACAGGCAGAAGAATCCCGCCTGCCATGACACCAGGAAGCAGGGCTCCAGCCAAAGTCAGACCAAGCTCCAAGAATCTTGAAAACTGCACCAAGCACTCAAGGCCGTATGTTAGGTGACACATCAAAGGGGGGTAGtgcttctttttaaatatattttcatttcactcACATTTGTTTTTCCTACATTTACACCTGTTCAAGGacactggatcctctggagctggagtcacaggcagttgtaagctgccatgtgggtgctgggaattgaacctgggtcctctggaagagcagccagtgctctaaccattgaaccatctctccagcaccaaagGGGAACTTGTGACTCAGGCTAATACACTCAGTGTGGAGGGCCAGTGTGGGGGCACCCTGTTCCATGCTGTAGAGGAGAGAGCACGGCCCCCCTAGGGTCCAAGGCACTGTCCAGTGCAAACTGACTCCTTCCCAGTTTGCACTGCACTGCTCATCTCACGGCGCTTCCTGCATGGCACTTACGGCTCACGCAAGGTGGGCGCCTGCCCAGTGGAGGGGAGCCATTCCTCTCTCTGGACTGAATCTCGCTCCCCCTACAGGATAAGCGTTCAGATCTAACACTGCTACCCAAATAGCCTTCAGCCAAGCACCGTGTCTGGTGTCCAGGGCCACCTACGCAGTTACTCGCCTGTACTAGACACTACTGagtcagaataaagaaagttaCCTTTTGAAACCTGTAAATATAAAACAAGAGTGACCGGAAGCCTAAATTCTTCCAAGGTCAAAACGCACGACATCACGCCtgtacacatgccacacaccTCAATTACAAGGTCTCACACACCTGAAGCGTGGCTGCTCCGCCCAGGCTGCACAGGCCCCACATGGCTGGTGGGGGTGACTCGAGCCACTCCACTGCTGGTGACCAAGGATGGGGCTGAGGAGTTGAGGCACCGTCTCTCTGACTTCTCCCTGTAAACGACAAGCACAGTGGTGTCCAGACAGGTGCACCCTTGTGATGCTGACTCTCACCCGAGAACTGGGGAAGGAGTAAGGTAACCTGGACACCGATGTTTTAAAACCTGCAGGTGCTAACACCGCTTGGCACACGAGAAACTAAAATGAACACAGTTCGTTCTGTGTTGATTTGATgatttgagacacagtctcactatgtagcctaggctacctCAAATCCAATCCCCAAGCTCCAGCCTAAGTACTAGGATTGCACTGTGGCCACGCCCAGCAAAGCACACATcaaaggatttctttctttcttcctttttttgtttttcaagacagggtttctctgtatagtccaggctatcctaaaactcactctgtagaccaggctgacctcaaacaagAGATCcgcttcctcctgagtgctgggataaaggtgttCACCCCACCCCAACATACGTCAAATGACATCATGCTTACTTCTCCAGCTCCAACTGAGTCTTGAGCTTTTTCTTTGCTCCCATGGTGAGGGACTCAAATTTATTCAGATCTTCTTCAGTAAGGCTCAGAAACTTGCATAAGAGAAACAAAAAGGCAGTTACGGAGATGACCACAAGAACTCTGGAAATGGCGGGAAGCTGAGAGAGTAACAGACTAAAGGGATAGCAAACAGAAGCCTGAGGCCCTGACAGCACTTCCCAAGGCTCTCAGAGTATAGCTAACAGGCACCCTGCAGCCCAGTCACTAGGCAGGGACACACAGCTTTAACCTCTAAACATTTACAACTCAAGGCTGCCCCTGCCCTCTGCAGATGGTCTTGCTGGCATCTAGTCTCTGGGTGGCTGATACACTCGGTGTGGAGGACAGCCAGAGTGGGGCACCCTGCTCCATGCTGCACACTGGAACAGAGTACAGTTACTTGGCCTAAGctggaagatttttttcccccagcaaATCCCAGGATCGTGGTGAGGATCCAAGAAATCTAGAAACAGGGCACTCTCCAGATGAAATGATCTCACAGGCCTGACGCCCTAGGACAAGGCCATACACCTGGCTTACCACATCAGAGCCTGCGTGGGGTCCAGTCCCCTCACAGTAACTCTGAGTAGAAAATCCAAACTGATTCGGACAAATGGTAGGAAAGTCTTCTGTCCTTAAGATTTATGGACCCTCAGCAGCAGCATCACAGGCACAGATGCTGCGCTTTCCACTGTCCACAAAGCTCCATCTCCAGGGTTAACAAGTGGAGTTTGAGACGGGTGGAACTGTTAAGAGTCATCCTGTCCAGCAGGGGGAGTGAGACCTCAAATACCTTGTGCAGGAATCATTTGACTTAGAAAACGTGAAAACGCCAACACACATGCATCCTGACAAAACTGTCCACCACAGCATGGCTCCTGAGCAGCTGCTCTGCCACACCCTCAGGGCCGACCACTAAATGTGGCCTTGGCTGCCTGACCCCACTGTTGTGTCCCTGTAGGCAGGCCACACTGACACGAGCTGTATTGGAGCTGCTTTAAAGAGGTGGGAACGGTATCTGAATGAGCCCTGGCCTACAGCACCTTGAGGGAGGGAGCCATTTCAACTCGGAGTTCCTGGTTTGTCAAGACCTGAAACACCTAGAAAAGCTGCTTGTTTGTTCTGCTTTGCTTTGTTCTGGCTGCAGTCTGGGAGTGAAATGCTGGTCCTCTCTGCCGTCACCTCCATGTCCTTCCATGCTATGGAGTCTAAAGCCTACTTGACCCACTGGGAATAAGGACGGGGCACAGGCTACTAgagtcacaccacacacatcgGAGTAGCCATCTTACCTTCTCCATGGTGAGCTGTTTAAAGACGGGGTAATACTTGTGCAAACGCAGTTTCCTAAGCCAGTCTAAAATCCCATTCTGCTCCTGGGGCTGGGGGGCCTGCAGACCAGAGGGCATCAGGATGGTGGGCGAGTTGTCCACTTGGGTCCGGTACGCCAGCGCTGGGCCTGCACCTCCTGTGTGGGAGCAGTGGGGCAGGGAAGCGGAAGAACTGGCCGAGTGTTGCAGGTGGTGCTGGGTGCTGCTCTGCGAGGATGGGATGCCAGCCACGCCACACACAGGCCTGCAGGACAGGGAACAGTGGAGTGCAGGCGCTGCTTTACAAAGCTGccgggtggcaaccaggaggttAGAGGACTCCCACACTGGCACCTGGTGTTCAGCTCACAGTACACCCCGGGTCctgtcccaccaccaccaccacgacgtCCGTCCCTCCTCACAGCACAGAGCCCACAGGGACACTCCTGTGcctgtctgctgtgtgtgtttgtgtgcaccaGAGACCCAACTGAGCTACCTGGTTCTGCCACCTCCAAGGAACAAAATGAAATCAGTAGACTGTGAGTTAAAACAAGCTACTTGGTAGGCAATGAGAAAACTGTAAAACCGGGAAGCCAAACACTGGATCCCTGCTACCCAATTCCTCTCCTGGCGTTAATCGAGATGTAGGTCAAG from Rattus norvegicus strain BN/NHsdMcwi chromosome 19, GRCr8, whole genome shotgun sequence encodes the following:
- the Zcchc14 gene encoding zinc finger CCHC domain-containing protein 14 isoform X1, whose translation is MVEKRCPLQRDGVYRWFSELPSPQRVEFLCGLLDLCIPLELRFLGSCLEDLARKDYHSLRDSEIKANNPADLGSLTNLTDEVVRSKLLVSLALLGSEQREAAGVLYRTLTHTDSIIHNYGLQLNEGRTGDEFLLLFTMASNHPAFSFHQKQVLRQELTQIQSSLNGGGGGGGGGGGGGKSAPGPSGALPTCSACHKMAPRTETPVSSISNSLENALHTSAHSTEEALPKRPLGKHGKVSVEKIDLKGLSHTKSDRGVECSFEVLWSDSSVTSVTKSSSEVTEFISKLSQLCPEENLDKLIPCLAGPDSFYVERNHVDLEAGLRFLASIPAHTLKHDHVRKFFSASSPSQQLQSPSPGNPSPPKVGAMMGVSGRPVCGVAGIPSSQSSTQHHLQHSASSSASLPHCSHTGGAGPALAYRTQVDNSPTILMPSGLQAPQPQEQNGILDWLRKLRLHKYYPVFKQLTMEKFLSLTEEDLNKFESLTMGAKKKLKTQLELEKEKSERRCLNSSAPSLVTSSGVARVTPTSHVGPVQPGRSSHASELRVEVEPPAHQLPREGSSSEYSSSSSSPMGVQAREESSDSAEESDRRVDIHVEGTEKEKPVMLLAHFPSSSARPTAQVLPVQNETGSSPAGHHPLPAQLMPAAPHLAPVRMLNSVHKSDRGSTDVKLLSSSVHSLLSLEERGKGPAPRSGTKVDKSFGGAVLDTLPSAAPHPPVQGLSGLVENTSVSPNVSFGPRAKVVHAATLDRVLKTAQQPALTVETSSAATGTPSTVLHVARPPIKLLLSSSVPADTAISGQTSCPNNGQISVPPAILNPRNALYTANTKVAFSAVSSVPVGPLQGSFCANSNTASPSSHPSTSFASMATLPSCPAPSSSPALSSVPESSFYSGGAGSSSPGNIPASSQSHHHHHHHQQPPAPPPPGCIVCTSCGCSGSCGSNGLTVSYANYFQHPFSGPSMFTFPFLPFSPMCGNGYVSTQQYGGGSAFPVVHTAYNGSVTPDPVLGGQSTFAVPPMQHFMTGTAGVHQAQGLVGSSNGSSHKKSGNLSCYNCGATGHRAQDCKQPSMDFNRQEHFIKP
- the Zcchc14 gene encoding zinc finger CCHC domain-containing protein 14; translated protein: MVEKRCPLQRDGVYRWFSELPSPQRVEFLCGLLDLCIPLELRFLGSCLEDLARKDYHSLRDSEIKANNPADLGSLTNLTDEVVRSKLLVSLALLGSEQREAAGVLYRTLTHTDSIIHNYGLQLNEGRTGDEFLLLFTMASNHPAFSFHQKQVLRQELTQIQSSLNGGGGGGGGGGGGGKSAPGPSGALPTCSACHKMAPRTETPVSSISNSLENALHTSAHSTEEALPKRPLGKHGKVSVEKIDLKGLSHTKSDRGVECSFEVLWSDSSVTSVTKSSSEVTEFISKLSQLCPEENLDKLIPCLAGPDSFYVERNHVDLEAGLRFLASIPAHTLKHDHVRKFFSASSPSQQLQSPSPGNPSPPKVGAMMGVSGRPVCGVAGIPSSQSSTQHHLQHSASSSASLPHCSHTGGAGPALAYRTQVDNSPTILMPSGLQAPQPQEQNGILDWLRKLRLHKYYPVFKQLTMEKFLSLTEEDLNKFESLTMGAKKKLKTQLELEKEKSERRCLNSSAPSLVTSSGVARVTPTSHVGPVQPGRSSHASELRVEVEPPAHQLPREGSSSEYSSSSSSPMGVQAREESSDSAEESDRRVDIHVEGTEKEKPVMLLAHFPSSSARPTAQVLPVQNETGSSPAGHHPLPAQLMPAAPHLAPVRMLNSVHKSDRGSTDVKLLSSSVHSLLSLEERGKGPAPRSGTKVDKSFGGAVLDTLPSAAPHPPVQGLSGLVENTSVSPNVSFGPRAKVVHAATLDRVLKTAQQPALTVETSSAATGTPSTVLHVARPPIKLLLSSSVPADTAISGQTSCPNNGQISVPPAILNPRNALYTANTKVAFSAVSSVPVGPLQGSFCANSNTASPSSHPSTSFASMATLPSCPAPSSSPALSSVPESSFYSGGAGSSSPGNIPASSQSHHHHHHHQQPPAPPPPGCIVCTSCGCSGSCGSNGLTVSYANYFQHPFSGPSMFTFPFLPFSPMCGNGYVSTQQYGGGSAFPVVHTAYNGSVTPDPVLGGQSTFAVPPMQHFMTGTAGVHQAQGLVGSSNGSSHKKSGNLSCYNCGATGHRAQDCKQPSMDFNRQGTFRLKYAPPAESLDSTD
- the Zcchc14 gene encoding zinc finger CCHC domain-containing protein 14 isoform X2 — translated: MVEKRCPLQRDGVYRWFSELPSPQRVEFLCGLLDLCIPLELRFLGSCLEDLARKDYHSLRDSEIKANNPADLGSLTNLTDEVVRSKLLVSLALLGSEQREAAGVLYRTLTHTDSIIHNYGLQLNEGRTGDEFLLLFTMASNHPAFSFHQKQVLRQELTQIQSSLNGGGGGGGGGGGGGKSAPGPSGALPTCSACHKMAPRTETPVSSISNSLENALHTSAHSTEEALPKRPLGKHGKVSVEKIDLKGLSHTKSDRGVECSFELSQLCPEENLDKLIPCLAGPDSFYVERNHVDLEAGLRFLASIPAHTLKHDHVRKFFSASSPSQQLQSPSPGNPSPPKVGAMMGVSGRPVCGVAGIPSSQSSTQHHLQHSASSSASLPHCSHTGGAGPALAYRTQVDNSPTILMPSGLQAPQPQEQNGILDWLRKLRLHKYYPVFKQLTMEKFLSLTEEDLNKFESLTMGAKKKLKTQLELEKEKSERRCLNSSAPSLVTSSGVARVTPTSHVGPVQPGRSSHASELRVEVEPPAHQLPREGSSSEYSSSSSSPMGVQAREESSDSAEESDRRVDIHVEGTEKEKPVMLLAHFPSSSARPTAQVLPVQNETGSSPAGHHPLPAQLMPAAPHLAPVRMLNSVHKSDRGSTDVKLLSSSVHSLLSLEERGKGPAPRSGTKVDKSFGGAVLDTLPSAAPHPPVQGLSGLVENTSVSPNVSFGPRAKVVHAATLDRVLKTAQQPALTVETSSAATGTPSTVLHVARPPIKLLLSSSVPADTAISGQTSCPNNGQISVPPAILNPRNALYTANTKVAFSAVSSVPVGPLQGSFCANSNTASPSSHPSTSFASMATLPSCPAPSSSPALSSVPESSFYSGGAGSSSPGNIPASSQSHHHHHHHQQPPAPPPPGCIVCTSCGCSGSCGSNGLTVSYANYFQHPFSGPSMFTFPFLPFSPMCGNGYVSTQQYGGGSAFPVVHTAYNGSVTPDPVLGGQSTFAVPPMQHFMTGTAGVHQAQGLVGSSNGSSHKKSGNLSCYNCGATGHRAQDCKQPSMDFNRQGTFRLKYAPPAESLDSTD